In Humulus lupulus chromosome 6, drHumLupu1.1, whole genome shotgun sequence, a single genomic region encodes these proteins:
- the LOC133782544 gene encoding indole-3-acetic acid-amido synthetase GH3.6 has product MPEAPNNLSKQRDEYYNLEEKNTKALEFIEDVTSNADEVQKRVLAEILSRNAHVEYLRRHGLNGRTDRETFKKVIPVITYEDIQPDINRIANGDTSPILCSKPISEFLTSSGTSGGERKLMPTIEEEMGRRSLLYSLLMPVLSQYIRNLEKGKGMYFLFIKSESKTPGGLVARPVLTSYYKSSHFTERPYDPYTNYTSPNETILCSDSYQSMYSQLLCGLCQNEEVVRVGAVFASGFIRAIRFLEKHWPVVCDDIRTGTLNPQITDPTVREAVGRILNRPDPKLADFIETECRKESWEGIITRLWPNTKYVDVIVTGTMSQYIPTLDYYSNELPLVCTMYASSECYFGVNLNPLSKPIDVSYTLIPTMAYFEFLPVHRNNFNGVTTNSLPVAKSQLTEKEQLELVDLVDVKLGQEYELVVTTYAGLYRYRVGDVLKVAGFKNKAPQFNFICRKNVVLSIDSDKTDEVELQNAVKNAVNHLVPFVATVSEYTSYADTTTIPGHYVLFWELSLKGSTSIPPSVFEDCCFTIEESLNSVYRQGRASDKSIGPLEIKIVEPGTFDKLMDYAISLGASINQYKTPRCVKFAPIVELLNSRVVSQYFSPKCPKWVAGHKQWCNSHDQ; this is encoded by the exons ATGCCTGAAGCTCCAAACAATTTGTCAAAACAAAGAGACGAGTACTACAACCTCGAAGAGAAGAACACCAAGGCCCTCGAGTTTATCGAAGATGTCACTTCAAACGCTGATGAAGTGCAAAAGCGTGTCCTCGCTGAAATTCTCTCTCGCAATGCCCATGTCGAGTACTTGAGGCGTCATGGCCTTAATGGCCGCACTGACCGTGAGACCTTCAAAAAGGTCATCCCCGTCATTACCTATGAGGACATCCAACCTGATATCAATCGTATAGCCAATGGTGATACCTCACCAATCCTCTGTTCCAAGCCCATTTCAGAGTTCTTGACAAG CTCTGGCACATCAGGTGGAGAGAGAAAATTGATGCCAACAATTGAGGAAGAAATGGGAAGAAGGTCACTGCTTTATAGCCTGTTAATGCCTGTACTAAGCCAATACATCCGTAACTTAGAAAAAGGCAAAGGAATGTACTTTTTGTTCATAAAATCCGAATCCAAGACTCCCGGGGGCCTGGTGGCTCGACCCGTCCTAACCAGCTACTACAAAAGTAGCCATTTCACTGAGAGACCATACGACCCTTACACCAACTACACAAGCCCAAACGAAACCATTCTCTGCTCTGACTCTTACCAAAGCATGTACTCCCAACTCCTCTGTGGGCTCTGCCAAAACGAGGAGGTCGTTCGGGTTGGGGCGGTGTTCGCCTCAGGTTTCATAAGGGCCATCCGGTTCTTGGAGAAGCATTGGCCGGTTGTCTGCGATGACATCCGAACAGGGACACTGAACCCACAAATCACTGACCCCACGGTCCGTGAAGCCGTGGGAAGAATCCTCAACCGGCCAGACCCAAAACTGGCGGATTTCATTGAAACGGAGTGTCGTAAGGAGTCGTGGGAAGGGATTATAACTAGGCTATGGCCCAACACCAAGTATGTGGATGTTATTGTGACTGGGACCATGTCACAGTACATCCCAACGCTTGATTACTACAGCAATGAGCTCCCTCTGGTCTGCACTATGTACGCTTCTTCAGAGTGCTACTTTGGTGTCAATCTTAACCCACTTAGCAAGCCCATCGATGTTTCCTACACCTTAATTCCAACCATGGCCTACTTTGAATTCCTGCCGGTCCATAGGAACAATTTTAATGGGGTCACCACTAACTCTCTCCCTGTGGCTAAATCCCAGCTCACTGAGAAAGAACAGCTTGAACTCGTGGATCTTGTTGACGTCAAACTTGGCCAAGAATATGAACTAGTTGTCACCACTTATGCAG GACTTTATCGGTACAGAGTTGGTGATGTGCTCAAAGTGGCTGGTTTTAAGAACAAGGCACCTCAATTTAACTTCATATGTAGAAAGAATGTCGTTTTGAGCATTGACTCGGACAAGACCGATGAGGTTGAGCTTCAAAATGCGGTTAAGAACGCGGTGAACCATTTGGTGCCGTTTGTCGCAACTGTGTCTGAGTACACTAGCTATGCTGACACGACAACAATTCCAGGTCACTACGTGCTCTTTTGGGAACTTAGTCTAAAAGGCTCAACCTCTATTCCTCCTTCGGTTTTTGAAGACTGTTGTTTTACTATTGAGGAGTCTCTCAATAGTGTTTACCGCCAAGGTCGTGCCTCAGACAAGTCAATTGGTCCTCTAGAGATTAAGATCGTTGAGCCTGGTACTTTTGATAAGCTCATGGATTATGCTATAAGTTTAGGGGCTTCCATTAATCAGTACAAGACACCCCGTTGTGTTAAGTTTGCACCCATTGTTGAGCTGTTGAACTCGAGGGTGGTCTCCCAATATTTTAGCCCCAAGTGCCCAAAATGGGTGGCGGGACACAAACAATGGTGCAATAGCCATGATCAATGA